The following coding sequences are from one Paenarthrobacter ureafaciens window:
- a CDS encoding 3-hydroxybutyrate dehydrogenase, protein MDNTLNGRKALVTGGASGIGAACARALAARGAKVVVADVDASGAGKLADELGGTAWEIDLLDTDALAALSIDCDILVNNAGIQKVAPIEEFDPAEFRRIVALMLEAPFLLIRAALPHMYANGFGRIINISSVHGLRASAYKSAYVSAKHGLEGLSKVTALEGGERGVTSNCINPGYVRTPLVERQIADQARLHGIPEAEVLAKVMLTESAVKRLVEPSEVASLAAWLASDDAGMVTGASYTMDGGWSAR, encoded by the coding sequence ATGGACAACACCTTGAATGGCCGCAAGGCTCTGGTGACCGGGGGCGCGAGCGGAATCGGGGCCGCCTGTGCGCGGGCACTCGCCGCCCGCGGGGCCAAAGTAGTAGTGGCCGACGTCGACGCCTCCGGGGCAGGGAAACTCGCCGACGAGCTGGGCGGTACCGCGTGGGAAATCGACCTGCTCGACACCGACGCGCTCGCCGCGCTCAGCATCGACTGCGACATCCTGGTCAATAACGCCGGGATCCAGAAGGTTGCGCCCATCGAGGAGTTCGACCCCGCAGAGTTCCGGCGAATTGTGGCCCTGATGCTGGAAGCGCCGTTCCTGCTGATCCGCGCAGCCCTGCCGCACATGTATGCCAACGGTTTCGGGCGGATCATCAACATCTCCTCGGTCCACGGGCTGCGGGCCTCGGCGTACAAGAGCGCCTACGTTTCGGCCAAGCACGGGCTCGAAGGGCTCAGCAAGGTCACTGCCCTGGAGGGCGGGGAGCGCGGGGTGACGTCCAACTGCATCAACCCCGGCTACGTCCGCACGCCCCTCGTGGAGCGGCAGATCGCCGACCAGGCGAGGCTCCACGGCATCCCTGAAGCCGAGGTGCTCGCCAAGGTGATGCTGACGGAGTCCGCGGTGAAACGGTTGGTGGAGCCTTCCGAGGTGGCGTCGCTGGCGGCCTGGCTGGCCTCCGACGACGCCGGAATGGTCACCGGCGCGAGCTACACCATGGATGGCGGCTGGTCAGCGAGGTAA
- a CDS encoding amino acid permease, producing MQQTKLALETPALQAAGSALSRGLNVRHIRFMALGSAIGTGLFYGSASAIQKAGPAVLLAYIIGGAAVFMVMRALGEMAVRHPVSGSFGQYASRYLGPFAGFVTGWTYVFEMAIVAIADVTAFSIYMGFWFPQVDRWIWILAIILFLGALNLLSVKVFGELEFWFSLIKVVAIIAMIVGGAAIIAFGFQSGNDGGGVAPGLGNLVEHGGLFPNGFEGLLAAFAVVMFAFGGIETIGITAGEAADPKKVIPKAVNTVPVRVLLFYVLTLGVLMSIFPWNEIGSSGSPFVQIFDGLGIPAAPHILNAVVITAALSAINSDIFGAGRILFGLAQQGHAPKSFGKISRHGVPWMTVVMMGGILLVGVVLNAMIPEDVFVVIASIATFATVWVWVMILASHVAMKREIKRKDLPASEFGSPLWPVASILTIAFMAMVIVILGVFEDTRVALYVGATWLGLLFVAYKLWVRGGGLRRAELVDETV from the coding sequence ATGCAACAAACCAAGCTGGCTCTGGAGACCCCTGCCCTCCAAGCTGCAGGTTCGGCACTCAGCCGCGGCCTCAACGTCCGCCATATCCGCTTCATGGCACTCGGATCAGCCATCGGCACCGGGCTCTTCTACGGTTCGGCCTCGGCCATCCAAAAAGCCGGACCCGCCGTCCTCCTCGCCTACATCATCGGCGGTGCCGCGGTGTTCATGGTAATGCGGGCCCTGGGCGAAATGGCCGTCCGGCACCCGGTCTCCGGCTCCTTCGGCCAGTACGCCAGCCGGTACCTCGGACCGTTCGCGGGCTTCGTGACGGGATGGACATACGTCTTCGAGATGGCCATCGTTGCCATCGCCGACGTCACGGCCTTCAGCATCTATATGGGCTTCTGGTTCCCGCAGGTGGATAGATGGATCTGGATCCTGGCGATCATTCTCTTCCTCGGTGCCCTGAACCTGTTGAGCGTGAAGGTCTTCGGCGAGCTCGAGTTCTGGTTCTCGCTCATCAAGGTTGTGGCGATTATCGCCATGATCGTTGGCGGCGCAGCCATCATCGCCTTCGGCTTCCAGTCAGGGAACGACGGCGGAGGCGTGGCACCGGGGTTGGGGAACCTGGTGGAGCACGGCGGTTTGTTCCCGAACGGTTTCGAGGGCCTCCTGGCCGCGTTCGCCGTCGTGATGTTTGCCTTCGGCGGGATCGAAACGATCGGCATTACCGCGGGCGAGGCCGCCGACCCCAAGAAGGTCATCCCGAAGGCAGTGAACACCGTTCCCGTCCGCGTGCTGCTCTTCTACGTCCTCACCCTCGGAGTGCTGATGAGCATCTTCCCGTGGAACGAGATCGGCAGCAGCGGCAGCCCCTTCGTCCAGATCTTCGACGGACTTGGCATTCCGGCCGCACCCCATATCCTCAACGCCGTGGTGATCACGGCAGCATTGTCCGCCATCAACAGCGACATCTTCGGAGCCGGACGCATCCTCTTCGGCCTGGCCCAGCAGGGCCACGCGCCCAAGAGCTTCGGCAAGATTTCCCGGCATGGCGTTCCTTGGATGACCGTGGTGATGATGGGTGGCATCCTGCTGGTGGGCGTCGTCCTGAACGCCATGATTCCCGAGGACGTGTTCGTGGTAATCGCTTCCATCGCCACGTTCGCCACGGTGTGGGTGTGGGTCATGATCCTGGCATCACACGTGGCCATGAAGCGTGAGATCAAGCGGAAGGACCTGCCGGCGTCGGAATTCGGTTCCCCGTTGTGGCCGGTCGCCTCGATCCTGACCATCGCTTTCATGGCCATGGTGATCGTGATCCTTGGTGTCTTCGAGGACACCCGCGTTGCCCTCTACGTAGGCGCCACCTGGCTGGGCCTCCTGTTCGTGGCCTACAAGCTGTGGGTCCGCGGTGGTGGCCTCCGCCGGGCCGAGTTGGTCGACGAGACTGTGTGA
- a CDS encoding IclR family transcriptional regulator, whose product MTSTPLATGKSKVPAAENTLRILKLLASRRGPMAASNIATALGLPRSSVYHLLGVMEANGFVLHLHEEQRYGLGISAFELSSAYSRQEPLSRLGRPMLASLVDAIGESAHLAVLHGRDVLYIVEERAKNRPSLVTDVGVRLPSHLTASGRAILAALPKSQVRALYPNAAAFTSRHEVEFPIMKYSALSSHLDQVRQRGYATENGEVTPGFGSIAAAVTDHLGWPTAAVAVTFLEDKVPAEQWPVLAARIRKAADELSVRIHGRPAG is encoded by the coding sequence ATGACATCCACGCCACTGGCAACCGGAAAATCCAAGGTCCCGGCCGCAGAGAACACCTTGCGCATCCTCAAGCTGCTGGCTTCCCGCCGCGGACCCATGGCGGCGTCGAACATAGCCACCGCGCTCGGCCTGCCGCGTTCCAGCGTGTACCACCTGTTGGGCGTCATGGAGGCCAACGGGTTCGTGCTGCACCTCCACGAAGAACAGCGCTACGGGCTGGGGATCAGCGCCTTCGAGCTCAGCTCGGCCTACTCCCGGCAAGAGCCCTTGTCCCGGCTCGGACGGCCCATGTTGGCCTCCCTTGTTGACGCCATTGGCGAGAGTGCCCACCTTGCCGTCCTCCACGGCCGCGACGTGCTGTACATCGTTGAGGAACGCGCCAAGAACCGCCCCAGCCTGGTGACCGACGTCGGGGTCCGGTTACCCAGCCACCTCACCGCCAGCGGGCGGGCCATCCTGGCTGCGCTGCCGAAATCGCAGGTTCGTGCCCTGTACCCGAACGCTGCCGCCTTCACTTCGCGGCACGAAGTGGAATTTCCCATCATGAAGTACTCGGCCCTGTCCTCGCACTTGGACCAGGTCAGGCAGCGCGGATATGCCACCGAAAACGGCGAAGTGACACCGGGTTTCGGGTCCATCGCGGCTGCTGTTACGGACCATTTGGGATGGCCGACTGCGGCAGTCGCCGTGACGTTCCTGGAGGACAAAGTGCCGGCGGAGCAATGGCCGGTACTCGCTGCCCGCATCCGCAAGGCGGCCGACGAGTTGTCCGTCCGCATCCACGGCCGTCCGGCCGGTTGA
- a CDS encoding SRPBCC family protein, with product MGTYKVSTVIAAPPEQVFATWTDADRFKEWIGGVTRVTDRVGSVDEPGSRYTVWFGRMASPTEVLAVERPKHLRTRFGNAILKGESDVTFLPEGAGTRLNQEFVTRGFIAGIFGRLFSLGSYRGSFRGELEAFREIVEREARS from the coding sequence ATGGGAACTTACAAGGTTTCGACCGTCATCGCAGCGCCGCCGGAGCAGGTCTTTGCCACCTGGACGGATGCGGACCGCTTCAAGGAGTGGATCGGAGGGGTTACCCGCGTGACAGACCGTGTTGGTTCAGTTGATGAGCCCGGCAGCCGGTACACGGTGTGGTTCGGGCGGATGGCAAGCCCCACCGAGGTCCTTGCCGTCGAGCGCCCCAAACACCTGCGGACGCGCTTCGGAAACGCGATCCTCAAGGGCGAATCGGATGTGACATTCCTGCCGGAAGGTGCGGGCACACGGCTGAACCAGGAGTTCGTGACCCGGGGATTCATCGCGGGAATCTTTGGGCGGCTGTTTTCCCTGGGCTCGTACCGCGGGAGCTTCCGCGGCGAACTGGAGGCGTTCCGGGAGATCGTGGAACGCGAAGCACGGAGCTAG
- a CDS encoding urocanate hydratase: MAPADFTTGARPVKAARGTELTAKSWQTEAPLRMLMNNLDPEVAERPDDLVVYGGTGRAVRSWDAFDAITRTLETMEKDETLLVQSGKPVGVFRTNEWAPRVLLANSNLVGDWATWPEFRRLEAEGLTMYGQMTAGSWIYIGTQGILQGTYETFAAVGRKLAEEGRVAAGAESEGPLAGTLTLTGGCGGMGGAQPLAVTLNDGACLIVDVDETRLRRRAGKRYLDEVETDLDTAIAKVLKAKEERRGWSVGYVGNAAEVFPELLRRHKAGELTIDIVTDQTSAHDPLSYLPEGITVEEWHTEAAADPEGFTKKAQASMARHVQAMVEFQDAGAEVFDYGNSIRDEARKGGYSRAFEFPGFVPAYIRPLFCEGLGPFRWVALSGDPEDIRVTDEAIKELFPENKHLHKWIDAAAERVEFEGLPARICWLGYGERHKAGLLFNKLVAEGKVKAPIVIGRDHLGSGSVASPYRETEAMRDGSDAIADWPLLNALTAASSGATWVSIHHGGGVGIGRSIHTGQVSVADGTELAAAKLTALLTNDPGMGVIRHADAGYERAIEVAKERGVRIPMNEGK; encoded by the coding sequence ATGGCACCCGCCGATTTCACAACAGGAGCCCGCCCGGTCAAAGCCGCCCGCGGCACGGAGCTCACCGCCAAGTCCTGGCAGACCGAAGCACCGCTGCGCATGCTGATGAACAACCTCGACCCCGAGGTCGCCGAGCGCCCTGACGATCTGGTGGTTTACGGCGGCACCGGCCGGGCCGTCCGTTCCTGGGATGCCTTCGACGCCATCACCCGGACCCTGGAAACCATGGAGAAGGACGAGACCCTTCTGGTCCAGTCCGGCAAGCCGGTGGGCGTGTTCCGCACCAACGAATGGGCGCCGCGCGTGCTGCTGGCCAACTCCAACCTGGTGGGGGACTGGGCAACGTGGCCGGAGTTCCGCCGGCTCGAGGCCGAGGGCCTGACCATGTACGGGCAGATGACTGCCGGTTCATGGATCTACATCGGCACCCAGGGCATCCTGCAGGGCACCTACGAGACCTTTGCCGCCGTCGGACGCAAGCTCGCTGAAGAGGGCCGCGTGGCCGCGGGGGCCGAGTCCGAGGGGCCGCTGGCCGGGACGCTGACCCTGACCGGCGGTTGTGGTGGCATGGGCGGCGCCCAGCCGCTCGCCGTCACGCTGAACGACGGCGCATGCCTGATCGTCGACGTCGACGAGACCCGCCTGCGCCGCCGCGCCGGCAAGCGCTACCTCGACGAGGTGGAAACCGACCTGGACACCGCCATCGCCAAGGTGCTCAAGGCCAAGGAAGAACGCCGCGGCTGGTCCGTGGGCTATGTGGGCAACGCCGCCGAGGTGTTCCCGGAACTGCTCCGCCGCCACAAGGCAGGCGAACTGACGATCGACATCGTCACTGACCAGACCTCCGCCCACGATCCGCTGTCCTACCTGCCCGAGGGCATCACGGTGGAAGAGTGGCACACCGAGGCTGCAGCCGACCCGGAGGGCTTCACCAAGAAAGCCCAGGCCTCCATGGCCCGCCACGTACAGGCCATGGTGGAATTCCAGGACGCCGGGGCCGAGGTCTTCGACTACGGCAACTCCATCCGCGACGAAGCCCGCAAGGGTGGCTACAGCCGGGCCTTCGAGTTCCCCGGATTCGTCCCGGCCTACATCCGGCCGCTGTTCTGCGAAGGCCTTGGCCCGTTCCGCTGGGTGGCGCTCTCCGGAGACCCGGAAGACATCCGCGTCACTGACGAGGCCATCAAGGAACTGTTCCCCGAGAACAAGCACCTGCACAAGTGGATCGACGCCGCCGCCGAGCGCGTGGAGTTCGAAGGCCTCCCGGCCCGCATCTGCTGGCTTGGCTATGGCGAGCGCCATAAGGCCGGCCTGCTCTTCAACAAGCTCGTGGCCGAAGGCAAGGTCAAGGCCCCGATCGTGATCGGCCGCGACCACCTGGGCTCCGGTTCCGTCGCGTCTCCGTACCGCGAGACCGAGGCCATGAGGGACGGCTCGGACGCGATCGCCGACTGGCCGCTCCTGAACGCACTCACCGCGGCGTCCTCGGGCGCCACCTGGGTATCCATCCACCACGGCGGCGGCGTGGGAATCGGTCGCTCCATCCACACCGGCCAGGTCTCCGTGGCCGACGGCACCGAACTTGCTGCGGCAAAGCTGACCGCACTCCTGACCAACGACCCCGGCATGGGCGTCATCCGCCACGCCGACGCAGGCTACGAACGCGCCATTGAGGTAGCCAAGGAACGCGGCGTCCGCATCCCCATGAATGAAGGTAAGTAA
- the hutH gene encoding histidine ammonia-lyase: protein MTITSNEQLTVTLGSSGVTPEDVVAVARHGAKVTVSPEALDTVAKVRAHIDGLATSDVPAYGISTGFGALANRHIPNDLRTQLQKSLIRSHAAGMGPAVEREVIRGIMFLRAKTLASGRTGVRPVVLQTMVDVLNAGITPVVREFGSLGCSGDLAPLSHCALVLMGEGEATGPDGELYGAEGKAPVAELLAQHGIEPVTLAEKEGLALVNGTEGMLGMLLMAIADLRVLLATADVTAALSVEALLGTDQVFLPELHAALRPHPGQAASADNMLRVLSNSPIVASHRINDTKVQDAYSLRCAPQVAGAVRDTVDHAALVASRELAAAIDNPVVLPDGRVTSNGNFHGAPVAYVLDFLAIAVADLSSIAERRTDRMLDPARSHGLPAFLAADPGVDSGLMIAQYTQAGLVSDNKRLAVPASVDSIPSSAMQEDHVSMGWHAARKLRKAVENLRRVLAVELVTSARALDIRTQLSDGELTPGPAGTAVIGVLREVVQGPGTDRFLSPELEAADRLVGSGAVRAAAESAVGVLA from the coding sequence ATGACTATAACCTCGAACGAACAACTCACGGTGACCCTCGGCTCCAGCGGGGTAACCCCGGAAGACGTCGTCGCCGTCGCACGCCACGGCGCCAAGGTGACCGTGTCCCCGGAGGCCCTGGACACCGTCGCCAAGGTCCGTGCCCACATTGACGGGCTCGCCACCAGCGACGTCCCCGCCTATGGCATCTCCACGGGCTTCGGCGCGCTGGCCAACCGCCACATCCCCAACGACCTCCGCACCCAGTTGCAGAAGTCGCTGATCCGCAGCCACGCTGCCGGCATGGGACCCGCGGTGGAGCGGGAAGTCATCCGCGGCATCATGTTCCTCCGCGCCAAGACCCTCGCGTCCGGCCGGACGGGTGTCCGTCCCGTGGTTCTGCAGACCATGGTGGATGTCCTCAATGCAGGCATCACCCCGGTGGTCCGCGAGTTCGGTTCGTTGGGCTGCTCCGGCGACCTCGCACCGCTGTCCCACTGTGCGCTGGTTCTCATGGGTGAGGGCGAAGCAACAGGGCCCGACGGCGAACTGTACGGCGCCGAGGGCAAGGCACCTGTTGCTGAGCTGCTCGCGCAGCACGGCATCGAGCCGGTCACGCTCGCTGAGAAGGAGGGCCTGGCCCTCGTCAACGGCACCGAGGGCATGCTGGGAATGCTGCTCATGGCCATCGCCGATCTCCGCGTCCTGCTGGCGACGGCCGATGTCACCGCAGCCCTCAGCGTGGAGGCCCTCCTTGGCACTGACCAGGTATTCCTTCCCGAGCTGCACGCAGCCCTGCGTCCCCACCCGGGCCAGGCTGCCAGCGCGGACAACATGCTCCGGGTGCTGTCCAACTCACCGATCGTGGCTTCCCACCGGATCAACGACACCAAGGTTCAGGACGCCTACTCGCTCCGTTGCGCACCGCAGGTTGCCGGAGCAGTCCGCGACACCGTGGACCATGCCGCCTTGGTGGCTTCCCGCGAACTCGCCGCAGCCATCGACAACCCGGTGGTCCTTCCCGACGGCCGTGTAACGTCCAACGGCAACTTCCACGGCGCACCCGTGGCCTACGTGCTGGACTTCCTTGCCATCGCTGTTGCTGACCTCAGCTCCATTGCCGAGCGACGCACGGACCGCATGCTGGATCCGGCCCGTTCCCACGGCCTCCCGGCATTTCTTGCCGCGGATCCGGGCGTGGATTCGGGCCTGATGATTGCCCAGTACACGCAGGCCGGCCTTGTTTCCGACAACAAGCGGCTCGCTGTTCCGGCGTCGGTGGACTCCATACCGAGCTCCGCCATGCAGGAGGATCACGTCTCCATGGGCTGGCACGCGGCGCGGAAGCTGCGCAAGGCCGTGGAGAACCTCCGGCGGGTGCTCGCCGTCGAACTGGTCACCAGCGCACGCGCCCTGGACATCCGGACGCAGCTCTCCGACGGCGAACTCACCCCGGGTCCGGCGGGTACCGCCGTGATCGGGGTGCTTCGGGAAGTGGTGCAGGGGCCGGGCACGGACCGGTTCCTGTCGCCCGAACTGGAAGCGGCTGACCGCCTGGTTGGCTCCGGTGCGGTCCGCGCGGCCGCCGAATCCGCCGTCGGGGTTTTGGCCTGA